The segment ATGGATCAGAGACCTCAAGGATGCTGTTCTTTCAGGCGGTTCGGCTATGTGGACTTCTCATCTGCTGAGGATCTGGATAAAGCTCTCCAGATGAATGGAAAGAAGTTAATGGGTTTGGAAGTCAaactggaaaaagcaaagagcaaGGAAGCTATGAAAGAAGACAAGAAAGGTATGGCCCAGTTAAGAGTTTCTAAAATGTCTACATACAGATTTGCAAATATTCCAGTCTCAGCTTGTATAAGTGATACCAAGAAATAGTGCATATTGGGAGGGCTGAGGAAAAAATAcgtttatttctgaaattttaggACCTGTTTTTTGAACTTGATGCCCTTAAGAGAAGCACAGTAGTTTCATTAACTTTTGTTGCTTTTGCAGCttctgaaaatgtgaatgcTTGCTGTTAATTTCTGCTGGATCAACTTGCTGAGTCTCACTGAACTGGCGGGGTAAATGAGGAGGGATTTTTAGCTGATAACCTGAAAGTAACTTGTCTTTGCAGAGAGAGATGCCAGAACACTGTTTTTGAAGAACCTGCCCTACCGCATAACTGAGGATAACATCAGGGAGGTGTTTGAAAACGCATTGGAAGTCCGGATAGTGATGAACAAGGACGGGAGCAGCAAAGGGTGGGTAGCTGAGAGGACTGATGTGTGTTTGCTGTTCCTTTAGCCCTTGCCATGTTCTGATAAGTTTATGTGTTCTTTGGCTATCTTAAGGAACCTGCTCCATTAGTTGTCCTACTTTttgcaacatttttcttttacatcttTCCCCCCTCATTAGCAAACTTTGTTGTTCCTGGAAGGAGGCATTTGCTTACATTCTTTCCTGTGTTGTAGGATGGCCTACATTGAATTTAAAACAGAAGCTGAGGCAAACAAAGctctggaggaaaagcagggcaCAGAAATCGAGGGTCGTGCTGTGGTCATTGACTTCACTGGTGAGAAGAGCCAGCAAGAACATCAGAAAGGTACTTTCCATACTGGTAACATGCATACAGATGGCATTCAGGATTCATTTCCACTTGCTTCAGAAGTTCCTGGGGGTAATGCCAACTTAAAATACTGCAAGAAGATTAGGATACCAGATCTTTTGCCTGACTTGTGCTCTGCATCCTATGCACTTTGTCTCTACTGTGTGTTTCAGTCAAGGGGGGGTGACTGGTCTTGGTGAATAAAACAAGATTGCATTTTGCTTTGTGCCTTACCTTGAGGTGAGGAAAGGGCAACAAGTATTCTTAACTCCTTTACAGAGTCTGGTAGCTAGAGAATGAGAGCTCTCCCTCTCCAAACCTGCACTTAACAGCACTGACTTTTCCCCATAGGTGAGTCGAAGACCCTGATTGTCAACAACCTTTCATATTCTGCTACAGAAGTGACTCTTCAAGAAGTGTTTAAGAAAGCTTCTTCCATCAAGGTGCCACAGAACAACCAGGGCAGGCCTAAAGGGTAGGTTGTGCCTTTTTACTTTACCCCCAGACTGGCATTGCATGTCTTTCCTCCAAGGTATCCCTTCTTGTTCCCAGGCTGACTGGAATCTTCCTCTCCACACAGGTATGCATTTGTAGATTTTGCCACAACTGAGGATGCCAGAGAGGCATTAAATTCCTATAACAACACAGAGATTGAAGGCAGAACAATCAGACTGGAATTCAGTGCGCAGAAAGGGAACACGAATGCACGAGGCGGTGGAGGATTCAGTCGTAAGTGTTTCATGTTCAAtctccagctgtggcaggagagcACCATCCAGGCAAACCTGgggctgcttttaaaaaaatcaagcatgCCAAACAAACATTGTAAACAAGCGTGCTGGATATGATGACTGATTATCTGAAATGATTGCTGATGAAACTGTTGTCAAATTCCTCTAGATAGTCAAGTGCTGATCCAGCAGTGTCTGTACAGTTAGTTATTATGGTTGTTGATAAGGTGCAAGCATCTATTTTAGAAAAAGGAGTGGGGCAAACTTAATTTGGCAGTATCAGGTTGGCTGATGGAAATCCTTTGATGTCAGGCTCTAACTGCAGTCTTGGAAAAGTTTCCATGGATTCCAGGTGCTTGAACTGTTCCTTGAAAACTCCCTTTATTCCTGAGAGCTGTTCTGGGAGCCAGTAATGCAAGCTGGATGTGATATTATGAAGCTGAAGGTTGCCTTGTTCAGGCTGAATGACTTCTGAATGTGCTCCCTTttcacagagcaaagcaaaacattgTTTGTCAGAGGCCTTTCTGAGGACACCACAGAGGAGACATTAAGAGAATCGTTTGAAGGCTCAATAAGCGCAAGAATAGTCACAGACAGAGACACTGGATCATCTAAAGGGTGGGTTAAACATCACCTGGGCTGGGTCCAGGTGCTACAGAGCACCTCACTTCAGCTGATCTCTGTAATGCAAGGTGTTTCTCACGCTCATGTGGGTGGTTCTATGCTGGTAAatggggtgggagcagagaaCACACAGCTTTGGGTCCACTGGTGGAGGGCAGCACATGCTCACTTCTCACCTCTTCTCAATGAGCTCCTTCCTGCCAGCAAATCTCCGTGGCAGCTGATGGATTCGCAcgagaagaaaattaactgtaCAGTACTGGCAAACTCACAGTGGAGCTCCATCGATTGTGATTAGCCACTGCTGTCCTACAAGTGACACATCCTGTGGGATGCAGAAGTGCTGGTGTTTGATTCTAAAAGGATTTCTATCTGGAACCTGTAGGTGGTGCTGCAGCTCGTGAAATGTGACTGACTTGTTCTTGTAACCTGTTTCCTAGGTTTGGGTTTGTGgatttcagctctgcagaagatGCCAAAGCAGCTAAGGAAGCCATGGAAGATGGAGAGATAGATGGAAACAAAGTGACCCTTGATTTTGCCAAGCCAAAGGGTGACTTCCAGCGTGGTGGTGGATTTGGTGGTCGTGGAGGCAGAGGAGGTGGCCGAGGAGGAAGAGGTGGATTTGGTGGCAGAGGTGGTGGCAGAGGTGGATTTGGAGGTAAGAGGAAGCAAATGCTGCTGATCGGAGGGCATGTGCTCCAAAATGAGCCCAAAGCCATCTTGGGGTTATGGAGTAGGGCTACCAGAGAATATTGAATGtgaatttcttttctgtcctgtgCCAGAATGGGTTTGGAAGGGCAGTAGTATAGATGTATATATTTGTGTGCACTTAATAGAAATATTAAAGTGGTAACTCTGCTTTTTGCAATCATTTTCTTTCTAGGTAGAGGAGGAGGTGGCTTCCGAGGAGGCAGAGGTGGAGGTGGAGATCACAAGCCGCAAGGGAAGAAGATCAAGTTTGAATAaacttcccctttcctttcccttttcctgctctccgAGACTATCTGAAAGGACTCCGGGGGTTTTTATTCTCCTTTGATCTTGGCGGAGCCTTCGGAGGACATTCCAAGAAGCGAAGCAGTACTGTGAGCCACTTGGAagataacattttcatttcaaggaAGAGAGAGCAAGCCATTTTGACTGCTTGCCTGTTCAAaggaactttttaaaacaaagagtGATAGATGTGGGAATTTACCCCTTGTCTGTGAGTTGTCTTGAATTTATAATGTTTTACCCATgtacaaaaattttttttttcctataaactTCTGTAGcatttttgctgtaaaaatgcAGAATGTTTTATCATTTGTGCTTTAGCACCCTGTCTTGGACAGATTAAAGGACCTAAACTGGTTCGTGTTACTTCCGTGCCACTAAATGGAGTCAGGCTGTGAGAAACAAGCTGTCTGTAGCCTTCCCTCTTTTGGGTTAAGGTCAttggtgtcacagcagcagcttttgtcCTGTTTTGCTCCATCAGTATATGCCTGCTGTTAGCAGGAAGTAGGGGAAAGGATTATGATGGCCAAGGTAAGCTCTGTAGccacaaccttttttttttttttttttttttaactgaagatGCTGTGGTGGTGCTTGCTAGCCAAttgcttttctactttctttttaaacaaagtaaATCAGATCTTGTACTAAGGCCTTGCAGTTCAGTTGCTCTCCTACAAGTATTTTCTCTTGtgctttatttcaaattatctCCTCTTGCCCCCAAGTGTGAAGCAAATACATAAGCAGGAGTTTGGGCTGAGTGGCTGCTTGTTTGTGACCAAACTCAGGCCTGCTGTCCTTCCTCACACAAGGTCAGGCACCAGCTGGGGATGAAGGGCCTCAGTCCTGTGGCAGTGGTCACTGGCTGCTTTTTCTAGCCAGGCACAGCGTGCTACCCTGCAGTGGCAGCTGTTGAGTACATGGTTTTCCCAGACTGGTGGGTGCAGAAAATAGGCACAGAAAGCAGGGCTCTGTAGCTGAGCCTTTCTGGGCATGGGGTTCCTTAGTGTGATCtacccctgccctgctgaaagATCCTGCCCTGGCATTTGCCCCATGCCACCTCTGGCCGTGGTCAGACTGTTCCACCTTCCTGGCACACGGCCAATGCTGGgaccttccctgccctgctcaggctctgcagccGCTGATGCTGCTTTGGTCATTTCTCCCTGGCTTTCCAACATCGAGCCTTGCCGAAggccattccctgtgccccaAACTAGACCAGTGGTGTCTGGGGTCGTTTCAGCTGGAGAGCTGTGCGGTTTGTGTGCCGTGTGTCAGCGCCCCCGGCCCTTCGCCATCGGCCATTTTGGAGCCGCACGCGAGGCCCGGCGGCAAATGGAGGGGCGGGCGCGGCCGCCAGGGGGCAGCACCCGCCCGCGCTCAGCGTCCTTCGCGCCCTGCGCGAGGGGCAGCTCCTGAGGGCACTGCCGGGGAGCCCCGGCCGGAGCCGCCTCCACACCGCTCCggagccctgctcccactgccgGACACGTGGCACGCAGTGGCATGTGACAGCGTGGGGTCACACTGGAGAGGCAATGGGCGGGCGTATCCATGAGCAGATCGACTGAGCACTTGCGTTTTGTCCATGTGTATGAAATTTTTGGTGCCCTGGGGAAGCCAGCCCCAGTGACAGATGGCCCAGCCTGCCAAATAGTGTGTTCTGGTCCCCTTTGCTgacctctgctccccagcaccaggAGTGTCCAAGctgggtgccagccctggaaACAGCCCCTCAGTGCCTAAATGCCAAGGGCAGACCCACCGGTTTCCTGTGGCTTTTCTCCTGTGGCTTTCCTCCTCTTCACCCCAGCCAGGTTCAAACCTCATGACCAGGGGCTGTGTTACCCCATGGTGCTGCTTTGGCCTGTGGAAGTGAGCAAGgccctgctgtggggacagtagcagggacaggaggtgcCCATCTCCTGCACTAGGAGAGAGTGCTCAAGAAAACCAGTGagtttccagccctgctgaagtGGCTTTTGCCACAGAGGTTGACATGAGaagctcctccctgcaggtcACCAGGAGGACCTGAAGTAGTTTAGTTTGAGATGAAAGAGGAAGTGTGCATGACAGAGAGAAAATACCCACCAGCCTGGTTACTGTGCCCGGCTCCACAAGGAAGCTGTGCCAAACTGGAACAGGGCAGTTCAGTCCCCAGATGCCCATTCCAAGGAGTTACCTTTGTCACTGTAGTAGTGACAAAGTGTAGCCAGGTTTTTGTTCTCAGCAGAAACTCACTAGTAATGACATGAGATGAAGGCttgtaggatttttttattcttttaaccTTTATTTAGAAACTAGAATATTCACCGAACTCTACAAGGTTTCTCTGTACAGGTCCCACCAGGTGAAGAACAACACTGAGAGATGtctgcacacagccctggctcaccGTACACATTGCTACAGAGAGTGAGAGCTGACCCTGCATCCAGGAAAAATGTACAGCCTAAAGTACTGTACCTGACATAAATTTTGGAGGTATCAATTTGGAAAGTGTTTCTGAACTCACTCCTGttggaaggagggaggggaagggaaaaggaaagagttgTGTGCTGCCTAAGCCCAGTGGGTACCAAAAATGCCCTCAGGACTCTGCCCTGCAGCTTCAGAGACCTGGTGCATTGTACATCCAGTTTCACAGTATCACCACCAGCTGAGTcctgggcagcactggctctttcacttttttctcttcaaatctGCATCTCATCTGAACAGGGACATTTTAAGAGTGGTGTGGCTTGGAGTGTGGGTCCCCTTTTTGACTGGTTTAtgctcttttttatttgttttctaacCTGGGAAATGTACTTAGAATAAATGAAACAGGCCTGTTTCCAAAATAcattaagaaaataagagaaaggggaaaaaaaaaaaggcactgcaCAGGGGGACCTTTGAggtagtaattttttttttcctttcaatgtCTGGCaccagagagggagagagagtaAGGGCACCTGTGCCCATGTTTCGTTCTGCGTGGTCAGGGCCATGGATGTGGCTGTGTGTGTCCACCTTTGCAGGGACATCTGGGCATGCCAGCCCTACACACAGGGACATCTGTGTGTGTAGagcctgtgcctgggagcaCGTGTGTGAGCATGTGTGGCTTTGCACATTCCTGTGGCCTTTGCTCATGCCTGCAGTCAGGGGCTGGAGAGTCTGTGGCCCTTGTGTGGCCACATGTCTCTCTGTTGGATGGTTCCACCAAAGCAaccagcccagggctcccctcTAGAGCTCATGGCCCTTTCAGCCGGAAGAAAAAAGGCCATGTCTGGTGACACCAATTCCTGTCATGCTCCTGCATCTCAGCCTGTAGAATAAATACTGCAACAACCCTGAGAAGAACAGATGTGTGAAACACCATCTGTTCTTCACTTTGTCCTCTTGGACCCTGCTTCTCATGCCAGAGCAGGACCAATGTCTCCAACCTACCCTGGAGCATCACACTAGCTGACAAACCAGGGCTGAACCTGAAGCAGCCACACACAGACCCTTTGGGGCTGTTGTCCCCCTGCAAGGCAAAGCCATTAAgacagctgtgcagcacagagagggtcTCCCCACAGCACCCCCTGGGGATACCCAGGAAGTTGGATCCCAGAACTCACAAATCCCTGGGGTACTCCATGGGGGGCCAccacttttctcctcctcttccttggCCACAGGCAAGGGCAGCTGGCCTAGTCTCTTTCCTGACAGGAGGAACAAATCCCTGAGGAATTTCAGCTGGGTGCATTCCTCTGAGGACACATGCAGTaaggctgcagaggggctggagagccaggcacagcccaggctggtgctgggagccACCATTGCCTGGGTCCCTCTGACAGGGACAAGCACTCCAGttccccagctgccaggctgaAACCCTGATGGGAACTCAGGACTGTTGAGGGCCAGCCTCAGAGAAGAGCCCCTTTCCCCAGCTGCATATGGGGACACAGAGGACTTTGGTGGGGGTGAACACAATGCACACCAGGTCAATGTTACCAAGACCTTacacagaggagaaatttgaGATAACAAATAAAATCCCATGAGTTTTGAGTCAGGAGGGGTCAATGCACTTCTTATTAGCTGAACTCCCTTGGAGCAGCTTCCCTGGATAGCCAGACCCTGAACATCTCCAAAAAATGTCAGTGccacatccctccctgcctccctccactTCTCCACTCATCATGCTGCTGTGGAAGAGGTACCTAAAGCAGAGCACAAacctctttccctctctccattTGTGCTAGACTTGTCAcgttttgttggtttttttctctttttcagcaaCCCCCAACCCAGCTGGAGATATGTGAACCAAAATACAGTACAGGAACAAACCCTGCCCGTGAGcacagtgtccctgccctcctcaccCTGGAGGGCAGTGCCCCTGAAGGATCTGTGTGCCACCAGCGGAGGCTCAccccaccccagagcagggatcacttgtcccagctcctgcagtcccagctctcgAGAGAGACTGAGCTAAAGGACATTGAGTTTTCTTGAGCATGTTAAGTTACTGTGGACCA is part of the Serinus canaria isolate serCan28SL12 chromosome 9, serCan2020, whole genome shotgun sequence genome and harbors:
- the NCL gene encoding nucleolin produces the protein MVKITKTPKNQIKQKKMAPPPKKFEESEEEESSDLEESSGEEMIPQKKPQKVAVTPAKKAATPAKKIATPAKKAVTPAKKVVATPQPKKAVAPTPKKVAVLTKGAKNGKNAKKEESEEEDDEDDDEDDEEEDEDEEDSDEEEEPPMPVKPAAKKPAAVPAKKPAAVPAKQESEEEDEDEEDEEDDEEEDESEDEAMDTAPVPVKKTTPAKATPVKAKAVESEDEEDEEEDDDEDDDEEEEDEEDAEEESEDEKPVKEAPGKRKKEMTNKSAPEPKKKKTDGPASAFSVFVGNLVCSKDFEELKTGLREFFGKKNIEVVDVRIGASKRFGYVDFSSAEDLDKALQMNGKKLMGLEVKLEKAKSKEAMKEDKKERDARTLFLKNLPYRITEDNIREVFENALEVRIVMNKDGSSKGMAYIEFKTEAEANKALEEKQGTEIEGRAVVIDFTGEKSQQEHQKGESKTLIVNNLSYSATEVTLQEVFKKASSIKVPQNNQGRPKGYAFVDFATTEDAREALNSYNNTEIEGRTIRLEFSAQKGNTNARGGGGFSQQSKTLFVRGLSEDTTEETLRESFEGSISARIVTDRDTGSSKGFGFVDFSSAEDAKAAKEAMEDGEIDGNKVTLDFAKPKGDFQRGGGFGGRGGRGGGRGGRGGFGGRGGGRGGFGGRGGGGFRGGRGGGGDHKPQGKKIKFE